From the Triticum urartu cultivar G1812 chromosome 4, Tu2.1, whole genome shotgun sequence genome, the window CTCGCACGGCCTCTTGTGGCGTGTGTTGTGGAGGAAGCCCAGCACGGGCGGCGCCCCGTGGAAGGCGCGGTACTCGCGGGCGAAGTCGGCGTCGGAGAGGATGCCGTGCCAGCTCGTGCAGACGGCGGTGGCGCGGACGAGGCTCCTGGAGTCGTCCGGGAGGACGCGCTTGAAGATCTCGCGCATCGCGTCGTCGACCAGCGCCGGCGGCGAGTTGCAGCCACGCTGTGTCGGAGGTGGCGGGCTCATCGCGGGAGGGGTTGGGCCCAGTGGCTTCCTGTGGTTTCAAGCAATACGTGATTGATGTCCCTGTTACTCGGTTTACGACTGGGCCAAGAAGTGGGTGTCAACTCCCATCATGATTGAAAGTGATTCCCTGGAAGTGGTACAAGCAATTCTGAACCTCCTCCGACTATGGAGCATCGGGCCCGGTGCTCCATAGATGACTGCCGAGCGCTAATGAGCGAGTTCGGCACATCAACTATTCAACGCTTATGATGCCTGGTTGTGCAGCAGCACTAGCGGTCAGTTATTCGCAAAAGAAAAAGGAGAGTTGCAGGACGAAACGAAAGGCTACCTAATGCGATATTTTTTTTTGCTTACTCAAAGGACCATCCTTCGAATGAAATCTGTCTTTACATCCAGAAAGAACACAGGTTCAGCTGATTCAATGTCGCGGGGAATTGCTACTGCAGAAACTATTctcaaaaagaaaagaaaaagaaaaactgaatCCACAACCGCGTTCGACTCACCTCGTCAGGGCATTTTCTCCATCTTCATCAGAGTCAAGGGCCGCCTTTTTTTCTCCAGGCACAGCGGCCTCCACCTCCCGAGTACGCGATGCTCCTGTGTTCACCACCTTACTCAAAGGATCAAAGTGAAGATCACTGCGATGTTTCCAAAGAGTCCACAGTACAGCTCTACAAGGCATAATAACAGCTTGACCACAGGCCATTCAACAAACAAGTGAGAAATTGTCCATAGCATGAAGCCACAGACAGAAACAAATGAACCCTGGTGGGGATTTTAGCTTCCCTGAAATTTCTTACTGCATAGAATAGAGAGATTCCACACCATAAATCTCAGGAGAGTGACCTTTCAAGACACCAACATCGTCTCTAACAGCCAAAGATAGAGAAGGAGAAATCTGCACCAATTCATGCCACAAAACCGTCAACCGATCGCTAAAATTTCTCCTGACGGACAGTTTGAGCCGCACCCAACCCGGACGAATGAACGAACTCAAGTTTATGGCACAAGCACAAATAGGACAAAAGCGCATCCACACTAAACAAACTGTTCAACACAACCGGCAGTGAATGAGGCTCAAGTTCACTTCAAATTCTTCCTCGGCAGAAAAAGTAAACCCAGGTCCTGACGCCATttggtcatatcattgtagcATCAACAACTGCGCGTTAAGCTTCATCAGATGCTGGCAAACGCTCCCATGCTGCACCATAAGAGACAAGGCTTCATAAGATGACATGATGACAAGAGAGTGCCCTCAAAAAtcatttcattttttttgaatatttactgTAGGGTAAAAACCCCACAGTCCTTTATTGTAAATCATCATTTCATTTCTAGCTGTTCAAATAAACAAAGTGATAGCAGGAAGCATCCACATCACAACACGATTCGATCTGGACCTACGTGCAATGCTACAATGAAACCGTATCTTTCATTTGGGCAGGCTCGTGGGCAAATACCAAATGCATACCTGGGACTAGGTTATCTTATCCAAAACACCACAAGGATGTTTGGGTTCCAGAGACCTCATGGCTCACAGCAAAGCTCTCATCACTTAGTTGCTTTGCAAACTGCTCTTGGCAATCTTAGGGCCTGATCAGCAAAGCTTTGACTAAGGCTTACCAACTCGTAACACCAATCAGCGCAACATATATAATAGACTAATAGAGCAGCCAATGAAACATAAATCTATACATCCACCATCAAATTCTTTGGTCAGCCGCCTAGTTAATCTGCCCAACGCCAATTCCACACAACTATTGTATCCTTGTCTCTGGCTTCTATCAACACAAAGACAAAGATGGCAGGAAAAATCACAGGCTACTCATGGTTGCCTACAATCACCAAGGTATGCAGCACGACTCAACATCTGAATGGTATAACAGCACAAAGAATGGGCTCCTACTTCCTAGTACATCTCTACAAGTCACCCAAAAACTAGACAAAAAGGAGCAGACATGCATACAGATATGTATCTACTTGTGCagaaaaatagaagaaaaaacTCTACATACTCTTTGACATTTAGGAATCACATACCACAGTAGGAACTCTCAGACTTAAATTATTAAACAATCTAAGCTATAAGCAATAATAGTAGTCGATGGTATGCTTAGCGTTCATGACTTAATGTGCGTGTCTGTACCTCCAGTGTAGAAACTCATGTAGAGACAAGGCTTCATAAGATAACATGATGAGTAGAGAGGAGCACACTGCTCTCAAAATCATTTCATTTCTAGCTGACCAAATCAACGAAGCGATAGCAGTAAAGCATCCACATCACAACACGGTTCAATCTGGACCTACAATGCTCTAAGTACACAACAATGAAATCATCTCTTTCATTCGAGCAGGCTCATGGACAAGTGCATGCCTGGGACTAGGTTATCCTATCCAAAATACTACACGGGTGTTTGGGTGCCAGAGACCTCTTGGCTCACAGCAAAGCTCTGATCACTTGACCGATTTGCAAACTGCTCTTGCCAATCTTAGGACATGATCAGCAAAGTTTAACTAAGGCCTACCGGCTAGTAAAGCCAATCAGCATAACATATAATAGCGCAGCCAATGAAACATAAATCACCAATTATACATTCACCATGGAATTCTTTAGTCAGCTGCCTAGTTAATCTGCCCAACGCCAATTCCACACGACTACTGTATCTTTTTCTCTGGCTTCTATCGACACAAAGACAACATGGCATGAAAAATCACGGGTTACTCATGGTTGCCTATAATCACCCAGGTCTGCAGCACGACTCAACACCTGAATGAATAGTATAACAGCACAAAGAATGGGTTCCTACTTCCTAACATCTCTACAAATCACCCAAAAACCAGAAAAATGCGAGCAGACCCACATACAGATATCTATCTACTTATGCAGAAAAACTCTACATAGTCACCGACGTTTAGGAATCACATACCACACTAGGAACTCTCCGACTTAAATTATTCAACTATCTAAGCTACAAGCAATAATAGTAGTCGATGGTGTGCTTAGCGTTCTTGACTTAATGTGCATGTTTGGAAGCAATTATCTGTACCTTCAGTGTAGAAGCTCACGTAGGGCATGACCTTATTGATGTACCCTCTGTGCACCTGATTGCTTTGTTCTGATTTGAGCTGAATGGTGTACAACCCAACCCTTGTCTTGATGAAGATGACACCAACACCTTCTGCAAAACCAACCGCCGACACTTCGGTGTTGTCCACGAGGGCAGTACTAGGGAGCAACGGCCCGAGCTCGATGAACCTGCTTCGTGCCCGTCCCGCAGCTCCTCTGGGACCAGCCTCCATCGACCATAGGTAGAGCCTAGGCTTCACCACAGACGCAAACAGCAGCATTCCATCCTCCACCCCCATGAGCTCAATCTTGTGGTGCTGGACCTCAAATGGCGCCTTGATCACAGATAGCTTGTTCTCACGCGTGTTGTACTCCACGACACTGCCACTCTCCACACAGGGGACATAGACCTTATTTCCCAGCACAGCACTGTGCCCCCTGCCATCGATGACATTCGGGTGCTCGAGGAAGGTCGGGTCGATCCACTTGCCAGTAACTGATGAGTAGACCATGGCGCTGGCTATCCTCCGGTCCCCTGCCACGACGGAGTCCACGCAGGCCACCAGGAAAGGGCCGCCATGGCAATCACGGTGGTCACATCCGTCCCTGGCGCAGAGCACTGCAGCATTACACGCATCCGGGAACGTGAGGTGGCCGTCGATTTTCCAGCGCTCGCCGGTGACGAGGTCGGAGACGACGAGGTGCCCGTCACCCTCAGGGGTGTCGAAGAGGACGAGGCCGTGGCGGGAGTCGAGAGCGCGCCAGTGCTTGCGGTCGCGGCGCACCCGCGGGGGGAGGGCCGCGGCGGCGCGGAAGTGGGACGTCCAGTAGGGCGCTCCCTCGTCGTCGGTGGAGCGGTAGTTGTAGAGGAAGCCCAGCATGGGCGGCGCGTCGCGGAGCCTGCGGTAGGCGGGGGCGAAGTTGGGGTCCGAGACCATGGCCCGCCAGCTCTTGCAGCCGCCGGCGATGCGGGCGAGGCTCGCGGGGTTGTCCGCCGGTAGGCGGAGGAAGATCTCCTCCATGACGTCGTCTGGCAGCTCCAGCGTCCGGCGGGGGCGGGGGGCGCGGCGCGCCATGGCCGGGGATTGGGGATTTTGTCGAGGGATTTGGTTTTGGTTTGGGGGGCGAATTCGGAGGTGGAAGACAGACGCCGCGGTCTGCACTTTTCTTCCCCacttttcttctcttcttttgggATTGGGAGAGAAGTGGAGTTGGGTTTTTCCTTTTTCGCCTCGATGGGAGGACTCGTGTCGCGTGTGGGTGGCTGGTCACCTACGGCAATGGGCTGGGCTGTGAGTGTGGGATCGAGGAGGAGGCAAAGTCGTGCTTCGTGCAAAGTTTTTTTTTCTATTAGGGAAATGCTTCTTCTTTTTTTGCGAATGAGGGAAATGCTCCGTGCAAACTAGAAATGGTAAATTCCCTCAAAAACTAGAAATGGTAAATTCTCCTAAAAATATATAGAAATGGTAAGTTCTCTAAAAACTACTAGCAGAAATAGTAAAAAAATTTACTAAAGATAACTTATGGGCCTTACTAAATTACTGTCCTCATGTCTGTAAATATGAATACAAGAAGAAAATGAATTTTGCTTAGTCAATTGTAAAACGGTTGCCATTTTCTGGTTAATTCTTGACAGTAGTTGAATCCAAGGTTTTTATTCTCCCATTATCACCCGTATGAGGTTCTTTTTTTCAAAAGGCATTCATATCTATTACAAAAACTCCCTCAATAAATTTTACCCAGGAAAGTTATTATTCTTTTGTAAATTCATATGAGCTTATTACTCGGATGCCGAGGGCaatcctccttttcaaaaaaataaTATGAATTTACTACTAACGCAATTTCTTCTAAAGTAAAAAAAACAcctaaacataataaaaattatattGAGGCCCGTGAGCTACCTAACGACCACTGCAACGGCTAGAACATGTCGCCGCTCACATACCGAAGCTGGCCTAACCTTGTGATGATAGCCATAAAGTCTTCATGTGCGTGCCGCTAAGGACTAGCGACCCAGAGCCGCAGTCATCTTCGTTGAACCTTGAATCGATTTGGTGAAAACACCAAATCTTGTTGTCCCTACGCACGGCAAGAAACCCTAACCTAGTCACCACACAGGAACTGGCAGGAATCTACATCAGATTTCTTTCTAATCCGCTCTGATGGACGAACTTGGTGAGGATATGAGCCCGGAATACTGACTTGACGAAGAAGAGTCGCCATCCGTCCAATTGCCGCCCCTGCAAGAACTAAAATCCTAACCTATCTACTAGCCAGAGTTGAGACACCAAGATTCCTCTCCCTGCTACAGACCGCTGAAGCGGCTGGCAGAGGGGAGGCAACTCCACAGGCTCGCCGACGAAGATCCAGGGGGGAGGCTTTGCCATAGCCGCCTTGcgagaagggggaaggaaggcCTTCAGAGTCGTCGTCTTCGTTCCACAAAGCCTAAAGTTTGAGTATTTGACAAAAAACTACCACGTTTCATGTCACCGTCACACTGAACTACCACATTCAAAAAAGTGACCGAAAACTCCGGTTTAGTACTAATTTTgtgacaaaaaactaccactttcataAAATGGCCATTTAGACGATTTAAACACGTTTATGACAGGAGGGGCCGTTTGTCAGGGCTGACGTGGCAGAAATCGTCAACCCCGTTTTTTTTACTATCGTGTTGACCGTTATGACGGCTGGGGCCCACATgccattcttcttcttcctcctttttccCTGTCTGACATTTTAAGCACGCATGTGGTCGGCAGGGCGTCGCCGCTCCTCCGCCGTCGCATCCACCCAGCCCATCGCCGGAGTGGTCCGTCCATGCCAAAGACCTCCTCCGCGTGAAAGAAGCCGGCTCCAGCGCCATCCGGCCAGTGCTCGCCCGTGCCACCCATGGGCACCTCCTCTCCTATGCTccacgccctcctcctcctcgtcctcatcTCGACGATTGGTGTCCACGACGCGTCCATGGAGCTGCTGTTGGCCGACCTGGGCATCCATCGGCTGGTCCGCGGCGCCAGGGAGAGCAGTCTGAAGCCGTTGGGGTGGTTTGGGAGCAAGCGGTCGCCCAAGAGCCTGCCGGACCTGTTGCCGCTGCCGCCCGGAGCAGGAGGAGGGGTGAGCCCATTGGCCGGTGCCGGGCCTTCCTCCTTCGCCGAGGCGGCCGCACACTACTAGGCGCCAGAGGCGGCCAAGAACCCGACGAAGCCGAGCGCCAAGTGGGACGTGTACTCGTTCGGCATGGTGCTGCTGGAGCTAGTGGTCGGGCGCGCGCTGACGAGCGTGGAGTTCTGCCAGTGGGCGGCGATGGAGGACAAGGGGCAGCAGGCGTTCCTGCTGGCCGACGCGGCGCTGCGGGGGGAGGTGGAGGGCAAGGAGGAGACGCTGGCGAGCTGCCTGAGGCTGGGGTTCACGTGTTGCGCCGTGGCGCCCGGCAAGAGGCCCGCCATGAAGGACGTGCTCCAGGCGATCGACAAGATCCCGTCTCCTTCCTCCAACTAGGATCCTCCTGCCGCTCCGCGCGAGGCGCGCCGGAGCTTGCGGCGCTCGCGACCAGGCTCGCGGAGGCCAACGCCACAACGCTTGCAAAGCTTGCAGACAAGGCCAACGACGACGTGGTAGGGCGAGCTCCGCGTCCTTGACAGCATGCCCATGCTTTGTTTCACCACGCGGGTACGGACACCAAATGTTTGTTGAAATGCCTAACAGAGAaagaggatgaggaagaagaaggtagATGCTGACACATGGGACCC encodes:
- the LOC125552769 gene encoding uncharacterized protein LOC125552769 translates to MARRAPRPRRTLELPDDVMEEIFLRLPADNPASLARIAGGCKSWRAMVSDPNFAPAYRRLRDAPPMLGFLYNYRSTDDEGAPYWTSHFRAAAALPPRVRRDRKHWRALDSRHGLVLFDTPEGDGHLVVSDLVTGERWKIDGHLTFPDACNAAVLCARDGCDHRDCHGGPFLVACVDSVVAGDRRIASAMVYSSVTGKWIDPTFLEHPNVIDGRGHSAVLGNKVYVPCVESGSVVEYNTRENKLSVIKAPFEVQHHKIELMGVEDGMLLFASVVKPRLYLWSMEAGPRGAAGRARSRFIELGPLLPSTALVDNTEVSAVGFAEGVGVIFIKTRVGLYTIQLKSEQSNQVHRGYINKVMPYVSFYTEAWERLPASDEA